A single Sulfurimonas aquatica DNA region contains:
- a CDS encoding aspartate carbamoyltransferase catalytic subunit, with the protein MAHLIRTDDFTKEEIESILVDAKEFSNGKFERILKDKIIITLFFENSTRTKSSFEIAAKRLGAEIVHLDVAQSSTKKGETLVDTAMNLDAMGPHAIIVRHQNSGVPKILSNYTKASILNAGDGAHAHPSQALLDLYTLKEHFKNLEGKKIAIVGDIKNSRVANSNIELLSRFGMEVILVAPPHFLPKTSLRTTHFLEEIMDEVDAIMSLRTQTERHSSQSYASLKDYASDFCITPELIGDRDIILLHPGPVHRNIDISDALLDDKRCKVLEQVANGVNIRMAILKKLIGKN; encoded by the coding sequence ATGGCACACTTAATTCGAACAGATGATTTTACTAAAGAAGAGATTGAGTCTATCTTAGTAGATGCCAAAGAGTTTAGTAATGGGAAATTTGAGAGAATACTCAAAGATAAGATTATAATCACTCTTTTTTTTGAAAACTCCACAAGAACTAAAAGCTCATTTGAGATAGCAGCTAAACGCCTCGGTGCAGAGATAGTCCACTTAGATGTTGCACAGAGTTCTACAAAGAAAGGCGAAACATTAGTAGATACTGCTATGAACCTTGATGCTATGGGTCCCCATGCCATTATCGTGCGTCATCAAAACTCTGGCGTTCCAAAGATACTCTCCAACTATACTAAGGCGAGTATATTAAACGCAGGAGATGGTGCCCATGCTCACCCTTCTCAAGCGCTTTTAGATTTATATACTTTAAAAGAGCACTTTAAAAATCTTGAGGGAAAGAAAATAGCCATAGTGGGTGATATAAAAAACTCTCGTGTTGCAAACTCAAACATAGAACTTCTTTCACGTTTTGGAATGGAGGTAATCTTAGTCGCACCTCCACACTTTTTACCAAAGACTTCTCTACGAACTACTCATTTTTTAGAAGAGATTATGGATGAAGTAGATGCAATTATGAGTCTTAGAACACAAACAGAACGCCACTCTTCACAAAGTTACGCTTCACTAAAAGATTATGCAAGCGATTTTTGTATAACGCCAGAGTTAATTGGAGATAGAGATATAATATTACTCCATCCAGGTCCAGTTCATAGAAATATTGACATTAGTGATGCACTCTTAGATGATAAACGCTGCAAAGTTCTTGAACAAGTTGCAAATGGCGTAAATATTCGTATGGCAATTTTAAAAAAACTTATTGGTAAGAACTAG
- the bioD gene encoding dethiobiotin synthase has protein sequence MARRIFITATNTDIGKTYTTKLLLKEYASRGLRVGVIKPIETGVINGVYPDGTLLLSLVQELNPEFKEICIEDIVPISYELPAAPYVASDLEKLDLAKINSAIDKLEPLCDVLLIEGAGGLYVPIDSQYMIIDLIKEFKASALLVTHCSLGCINDTLLSSKALMDAEIDFVVAFNCRDKDSSFSSVSEPYFINTSKKVLKVKEDIDTISDVLYNFTK, from the coding sequence TTGGCAAGAAGAATTTTTATAACTGCTACAAACACAGATATTGGCAAAACATACACAACGAAACTACTTTTAAAAGAGTATGCTTCAAGAGGTCTTCGAGTCGGTGTTATAAAACCTATTGAGACAGGAGTTATTAATGGAGTTTATCCTGATGGTACTCTTCTTTTGTCACTTGTGCAGGAGTTAAACCCTGAGTTTAAAGAGATATGTATTGAAGATATTGTGCCTATAAGTTATGAATTGCCAGCAGCTCCTTATGTAGCTTCAGATTTAGAGAAATTAGATTTAGCAAAGATAAACTCTGCTATTGATAAACTTGAACCATTATGTGATGTTTTACTTATAGAGGGGGCAGGAGGACTATATGTTCCTATAGATAGTCAGTATATGATAATTGACTTGATTAAAGAGTTTAAGGCATCAGCCCTTCTTGTTACTCACTGCTCACTAGGGTGTATAAACGATACACTTTTGAGCTCAAAAGCATTAATGGATGCAGAGATTGATTTTGTCGTGGCATTTAACTGCAGAGATAAAGATAGCAGTTTTAGTAGTGTGAGTGAGCCTTACTTTATAAATACGAGTAAAAAGGTACTAAAAGTAAAAGAGGACATTGACACTATCAGTGATGTCCTGTATAATTTTACAAAATAA